The following coding sequences are from one Coffea arabica cultivar ET-39 chromosome 11e, Coffea Arabica ET-39 HiFi, whole genome shotgun sequence window:
- the LOC113718382 gene encoding abscisic acid receptor PYL4-like — MVFQLPPTVSSDHNPVLQPNECSSTLFQTIAAPASVVWALVSDFENPQRYKPFVRSCRIIDGQVNQVGCLRRVDVASGLPASYSIERLEILDHDQRIFGFSIVSGDHRLSNYCSIMSLHPNGGDETVVVETYVIDAAEANTKEETCVFVDTIVKLNLRTLSRVAEDLAGKAQQQV, encoded by the coding sequence ATGGTTTTTCAGCTTCCCCCAACCGTTTCTAGCGACCACAACCCTGTTTTGCAGCCGAACGAATGTTCATCTACTTTGTTCCAAACTATCGCAGCTCCTGCCTCCGTCGTTTGGGCTCTGGTTTCCGACTTTGAAAATCCTCAACGCTACAAGCCGTTCGTGAGATCCTGCAGAATCATAGATGGCCAGGTGAACCAAGTCGGATGCTTACGCCGTGTGGATGTCGCGTCAGGACTTCCAGCCTCCTATAGCATCGAGCGGCTGGAGATTCTTGATCATGATCAGCGCATCTTCGGGTTCAGCATTGTCAGCGGCGACCACCGGTTGTCGAACTATTGCTCGATCATGAGCCTACACCCCAATGGCGGCGATGAGACGGTGGTTGTGGAGACTTACGTGATTGATGCGGCCGAGGCGAACACGAAAGAAGAGACGTGTGTCTTTGTGGATACGATCGTGAAACTGAACTTGAGGACCCTTTCCAGAGTTGCCGAGGATTTGGCGGGCAAAGCGCAACAACAGGTTTGA
- the LOC113718383 gene encoding uncharacterized protein, with product MPRSSRTGDLIFDPEVEKTARRTRKETRQLREEHSSATSQRPESRIEPTDSFGNTSSDSEQEEIPMANARTLRELAAPNLNQQPLCITFPSLSENTSFELKSGLISLLPSFHGLPGEEPYKHLQEFDVVCNSMKPPGITEEQIKMRAFPFSLKDSAKDWLYYLPPGSITTWDQLKKKFLDKYFPASRAASLRKEICGIKQHPGKSLYEYWERFKKLCRMCPQHQISEQLLIQYFYEGLLFRDMSIIDAASGGALVNKTPQEARELIEGMAENSQQFGMREDVPIRRVNEVETPSMQQQLTELTAFVRQQAVRNASQARVCWICTGIGHSADMCPMIQEETAEHVNMADHAPAPRKQDDPYSSTYNPGWRDHPNLSYGGNRQPNFTPNRQSNFVPNKPPGYQQQYQSRPPPPPSSGPFLEEMMKQMMTTMSQNQQRTEATIMQNQQRTDSEMQDIRSQISQMATTINRLESQVNGRLSSQPELNLKNVSAMTLRSGKEIQGPEPMIPKDKDEEKIENELEREDSNGANLKVQPDPVITVKTNPPPFPCRLKKSKKQDKEKEILEVFRKVEINIPLLDAIKQVPKYAKFLRDLCVNRRRLRGDERVIVGENVSAVLQRKLPPKCGDPGRFTVPCKIGNTLIRNTLLDLGGSINVMPKSMYASLNLGPLKETEIIIQLADLTNAYPDGLVEDVLVKVNELIFPADFYVLDMDDDHSPDPSPLLLGRPFLSTAQTKIDVNKGKLSMEFDGELVHFNIFDTMKHPVNSHPVFAIHAINPSVQEFSEFACRDKFKLTENKYKGMKALYEVKRSRKLRKKAALKGYLDPGGGPPISRKIELHPD from the coding sequence atGCCTCggtcttctcgtacaggtgatttgatttttgaccctgaagtaGAGAAGACCGCACGTAGAACGAGAAAGGAAACCAGACAGCTCAGAGAGGAGCACTCCAGTGCTACATCTCAGAGACCTGAGTCAAGAATTGAACCAACAGATTCATTTGGTAACACTTCGAGTGACTCGGAGCAAGAAGAAATCCCCATGGCCAATGCACGAACATTAAGGGAGCTGGCTGCCCCTAATTTAAATCAGCAGCCTTTGTGCATTACTTTCCCGAGTTTGAGTGAAAACACTTCATTCGAGTTAAAATCTGGTCTGATTTCTCTTTTACCCTCTTTTCATGGCTTACCAGGTGAGGAGCCGTATAAGCATCTACAGGAATTTGATGTCGTGTGCAATAGTATGAAACCCCCGGGCATTACAgaagagcagataaaaatgagggcatttCCCTTTTCCTTGAAGGACTCTGCAAAGGACTGGTTATACTACCTACCACCAGGTAGCATCACCACGTGGgaccaattaaagaaaaaatttttagataaatattttcCTGCATCCAGGGCTGCGAgtctaaggaaagaaatttgcGGGATCAAGCAGCACCCAGGGAAGTCACTCTATGAGTATTGGGAACGGTTCAAGAAGTTGTGCAGAATGTGCCCCCAACACCAAATAAGTGAGCAGTTGCTCATACAATATTTTTATGAGGGACTCCTTTTTAGAGACATGAGCATaattgatgctgcaagtggaggggcacTGGTGAACAAAACCCCTCAGGAAGCACGGGAGTTAATAGAGGGGATGGCAGAGAATTCACAACAATTCGGTATGAGAGAGGATGTTCCAATACGCAGGGTGAATGAGGTAGAGACACCCTCCATGCAGCAGCAGCTAACTGAGTTGACCGCGTTTGTTAGGCAACAGGCTGTGAGAAATGCATCACAAGCCAGGGTATGCTGGATTTGCACTGGTATAGGTCACTCTGCAGATATGTGCCCAATGATTCAGGAAGAAACTGCAGAACATGTGAACATGGCTGATCACGCGCCCGCGCCAAGGAAGCAGGACGACCCTTACTCAAGCACCTACAACCCCGGGTGGAGAGATCATCCCAACCTCAGTTATGGAGGGAATAGGCAACCCAACTTTACACCGAACAGGCAGTCTAACTTTGTGCCAAATAAGCCACCAGGGTACCAGCAGCAATACCAATCCCGACCACCTCCGCCCCCAAGCTCTGGTCCATTTTTGGAGGAGATGATGAAACAAATGATGACAACCATGTCGCAAAATCAACAAAGGACGGAGGCAACCATTAtgcaaaatcagcaaaggacggacTCCGAAATGCAGGATATAAGGAGTCAGATAAGTCAAATGGCCACAACAATCAACCGTTTGGAGTCCCAAGTAAATGGAAGATTGTCATCCCAACCTGAACTGAACCTGAAGAACGTAAGCGCAATGACTTTAAGGAGCGGGAAGGAAATTCAGGGGCCTGAACCTATGATCCCTAAGGATAAGGATGAGGAAAAGATCGAAAATGAACTTGAAAGGGAGGACAGCAATGGTGCAAATCTAAAGGTACAACCAGACCCAGTAATTACAGTTAAAACTAATCCCCCTCCATTTCCTTGCAGGTTGAAAAAATCGAAGAAGCAGGACAAGGAGAAAGAGATTCTGGAGGTGTTTCGCAAGGTAGAGATCAATATCCCCCTACTAGACGCCATCAAGCAAGTGCCGAAGTATGCAAAATTTCTGAGGGACCTATGTGTCAATCGAAGGAGGCTGAGGGGAGATGAAAGAGTTATTGTTGGGGAGAATGTGTCAGCAGTTCTCCAAAGAAAGCTACCACCAAAGTGTGGGGATCCAGGTAGGTTTACTGTCCCATGCAAGATAGGTAATACTCTGATTAGAAATACCTTGCTGGATTTAGGAGGATCAATCAACGTAATGCCAAAATCTATGTATGCTTCTCTGAATCTCGGTCCATTAAAAGAAACCGAGATAATAATTCAATTAGCTGACCTAACAAATGCATACCCTGATGGGTTGGTCGAGGATGTGCTGGTTAAAGTTAATGAATTGATATTCCCGGCTGACTTTTATGTACTTGACATGGATGATGATCATTCCCCTGACCCCTCACCTTTGCTACTAGGTAGACCCTTTTTGAGCACAGCACAGACAAAAATTGACGTTAATAAGGGTAAATTGTCCATGGAATTTGACGGAGAACTagtccactttaatattttcgaTACAATGAAACATCCTGTTAACTCTCACCCTGTGTTTGCTATTCATGCTATAAATCCCTCTGTGCAAGAATTTTCTGAGTTTGCTTGTAGGGATAAATTCAAACTTACTGAGAACAAGTATAAGGGGATGAAAGCACTGTATGAGGTGAAAAGgagtagaaaattaagaaagaagGCTGCACTCAAAGGCTATTTGGATCCTGGGGGAGGGCCACCGATTTCCAGGAAAATTGAGTTACACCCAGATTGA
- the LOC113719465 gene encoding phenylcoumaran benzylic ether reductase POP1-like, producing MDVKSKILIIGGTGNIGKYLVEASAKAGHPTFALVRESTISDPKRAAIIESFKSLGVIFLHGDLHNHQQLVNAIKQVDIVISAVGGDLAAHQVKIIEAIKEAGNIKRFLPSEFGVDADRANAVEPAASLNRTKVEIRRAIEAEGIPYTYLVSNGFAGYLNYILNNFGDSFSASPPRDKIVILGDGNPKVVFTKEEDIAAYTIKAADDPRTLNKSAYITPPANTMSYNEIVSLWEKKIGKTLEKIYVPGDEVLKKIQEASMPLKLLLSLAYTFFVKGEIANFEIKASFGMEATELYLDVKYTTLDEYLSQFVSN from the exons ATGGATGTGAAAAGCAAGATTTTGATCATTGGCGGCACTGGAAACATCGGGAAATATTTAGTGGAAGCGAGCGCAAAAGCAGGGCACCCAACGTTTGCACTGGTCCGAGAAAGCACAATTTCAGATCCTAAGAGGGCAGCCATCATCGAGAGTTTCAAGAGTTTGGGAGTCATATTTCTTCAT GGAGATCTACACAATCATCAGCAGTTGGTAAATGCAATCAAACAAGTTGACATAGTGATCTCTGCAGTCGGGGGAGATTTGGCAGCTCATCAAGTTAAGATTATTGAAGCAATTAAAGAAGCTGGAAACATCAAA AGATTTTTACCTTCTGAATTTGGGGTTGATGCGGATCGTGCGAACGCTGTTGAGCCTGCTGCTAGCTTAAACAGGACCAAGGTTGAGATCCGCAGAGCTATTGAGGCAGAAGGGATACCTTACACTTATTTAGTATCTAACGGATTTGCTGGTTACTTGAATTATATCCTCAACAACTTTGGAGACTCTTTCTCTGCAAGTCCTCCCAGAGACAAAATTGTCATTCTTGGCGATGGAAATCCAAAAG TTGTTTTCACCAAGGAAGAAGACATTGCTGCGTACACCATCAAAGCAGCAGATGACCCAAGGACTCTGAACAAGAGTGCGTACATTACACCCCCTGCCAACACCATGTCCTACAACGAAATAGTATCATTGTGGGAAAAGAAAATTGGCAAGACCCTCGAAAAGATCTACGTTCCAGGGGACGAAgttcttaaaaaaattcaag AGGCTTCAATGCCATTAAAATTGCTCCTGTCTTTGGCATACACATTTTTCGTGAAGGGAGAAATAGCCAACTTTGAGATCAAGGCTTCTTTTGGCATGGAGGCAACGGAGCTCTATCTTGATGTTAAATACACCACACTTGATGAGTACCTCAGCCAGTTTGTATCAAATTAG
- the LOC113719464 gene encoding disease resistance protein RPM1-like, translated as MAESAAGFLINQLSTSLSQEITLFGGLKSDVQFIKAELGSMKAFLREAEAKEDNSQLQEWLKQVREVAYDTEDVLDDFTFRFARGYKDGFCGKVGKIYNSIKNLKARHQISLEIKDIKGRVGEISTRHQRYESLYGTQERGFSSSRQANVDFDIRAQSLLIEEAQLVGIDKPKAELISKILSDHSQLKVVSVVGMGGLGKTTLVKKVYDDAAVKKQFQSHAWITVSQNFQLRDIIKNLIQQLYNEIRQPIPPEAESMDVLTLSQIVKDFLQEIRYILVLDDVWSIDAWEAIKCVLPDCNITSRVVLTTRIADVASASCLGSLDFIYKMKPLTDKESWTLFCNRTFQSNDCPPNLEEVAKKILKKCEGLPLAIVAIGGVLALKDMEKTDEWEMILHGFGGEADGSGKLDRIKRVLLLSYNALPYYLKSCLLYLSIYPEDYSIYVDVILLKWIALGFVEEKGGITSTDIAMSYMKELINRSLIQVKSTSTDGTLATCGLHDFLREIIVSKSKEQSFTTVATRCYTRWPEKVRHLAIHNFTDNPQEFSSLKCLRSVVIFGYEDPLTTTFLSKFLYGGPKLLKVLELDGAKLDSIPKQVFKLFHLRYLSLNGTGVKIIPKSIGKLQSLKVIDLRGTNVTELPAEILNLRKLRSLLLGGRGDYSNEYAVWGCKSPDGIGKLVCLEDLFGIEADSDKIVREIGKLTQLRRLAITKLRREDGKELLSSLLRLTNLRKLVISCIKEDEILDLQHSVSPKLGFLTSLLLKGRLERVPQWVTSLQSLRILQLDNSRLGEDENAMGSLGHLPNLVSLILYRAYEGETICFKVGGFRKLQDLELGQLTRLKWVRVEEESMPSLRKLRLGGCKLMQELPSGIQNLTRLEYLGFFEMSDELMHKVQNLDKGSEDYQTISHIPQVVIGHWIDGRWEGTFL; from the coding sequence ATGGCAGAGAGTGCTGCAGGTTTTTTGATTAACCAGCTCTCAACCTCGCTTTCCCAAGAGATCACACTTTTTGGGGGGCTTAAATCAGACGTTCAATTCATCAAAGCTGAACTCGGGAGCATGAAGGCTTTCCTCAGAGAAGCTGAAGCAAAGGAAGACAATTCTCAACTCCAAGAATGGCTAAAGCAGGTTCGAGAAGTTGCTTATGATACAGAGGATGTTCTCGATGATTTTACATTCCGCTTTGCTCGTGGCTACAAGGATGGATTCTGTGGCAAGGTTGGAAAGATCTATAACTCAATAAAGAATTTGAAAGCTCGCCATCAAATTTCTTTGGAGATAAAAGACATCAAGGGCAGAGTTGGAGAGATTTCAACAAGGCATCAGAGGTACGAGTCCCTATATGGTACTCAAGAAAGAGGCTTCAGCTCTTCCCGACAGGCAAATGTTGATTTTGACATTCGTGCTCAATCACTCCTCATTGAAGAAGCTCAACTTGTTGGGATTGATAAGCCAAAAGCAGAGCTCATCTCAAAAATCCTTAGTGACCATTCCCAATTGAAAGTGGTTTCCGTTGTGGGAATGGGGGGACTCGGGAAGACTACCCTGGTGAAAAAAGTCTATGATGACGCTGCAGTGAAGAAACAATTTCAGAGCCATGCCTGGATAACtgtttctcaaaattttcagcTCAGGGACATCATCAAGAACCTGATCCAACAATTGTACAACGAAATCAGACAGCCGATCCCTCCCGAAGCGGAATCCATGGATGTTCTTACGCTGAGTCAAATTGTCAAAGACTTCCTCCAAGAAATAAGGTACATTCTTGTCCTTGATGATGTGTGGAGTATAGATGCCTGGGAAGCTATCAAATGTGTATTGCCTGACTGCAATATCACTAGTCGTGTTGTGTTGACAACACGAATAGCTGATGTAGCTTCTGCGTCTTGTTTAGGATCACTTGACTTCATCTATAAGATGAAGCCTCTTACTGATAAAGAGTCTTGGACTCTATTTTGCAATAGAACATTTCAGAGCAATGACTGTCCTCCAAATCTAGAAGAAGTTGctaaaaaaatattgaaaaaatgTGAGGGCCTACCGCTTGCAATTGTTGCAATAGGTGGTGTTTTGGCTCTGAAGGACATGGAAAAGACAGATGAATGGGAGATGATTCTTCATGGTTTTGGCGGCGAGGCAGATGGCAGTGGTAAGCTTGACAGGATCAAAAGGGTACTCTTACTTAGCTACAATGCTTTGCCTTACTATCTTAAAAGCTGCCTATTATATCTAAGCATCTACCCTGAAGATTATTCAATTTATGTGGATGTTATACTTCTGAAGTGGATTGCACTAGGATTTGTAGAAGAGAAAGGAGGAATAACATCCACCGATATTGCCATGAGTTATATGAAAGAACTCATCAACAGAAGCTTAATCCAAGTTAAATCCACATCGACCGATGGCACATTGGCTACATGTGGTCTCCACGATTTTCTGCGTGAAATCATTGTTTCAAAATCTAAAGAGCAGAGTTTCACGACTGTAGCCACCAGATGTTACACAAGATGGCCTGAAAAAGTTCGACACCTAGCAATCCACAACTTCACTGATAATCCACAAGAATTTAGTAGTTTAAAGTGTCTTCGGTCTGTGGTAATATTTGGGTATGAAGATCCTCTCACAACCACATTTTTATCCAAGTTTTTATATGGTGGTCCTAAGTTGCTAAAGGTGTTGGAATTGGATGGAGCTAAATTGGACAGTATCCCAAAGCAAGTCTTCAAACTATTTCATCTCAGGTATCTTAGTCTCAATGGAACTGGAGTTAAAATTATTCCAAAATCTATTGGGAAGCTTCAAAGCCTTAAAGTTATAGATCTGAGAGGAACCAATGTAACAGAGTTGCCTGCAGAAATTCTAAATCTAAGAAAACTCCGTTCTCTTTTGTTAGGCGGACGGGGTGATTATTCAAATGAGTATGCAGTTTGGGGCTGCAAATCTCCAGATGGAATTGGAAAGCTTGTTTGTTTGGAGGATTTGTTTGGTATAGAAGCAGACAGTGATAAAATAGTAAGGGAGATTGGAAAGCTAACGCAATTGCGACGATTAGCCATCACAAAGCTGAGAAGAGAAGATGGAAAAGAGTTGCTGTCCTCCCTCTTGAGGCTGACCAACCTTCGAAAATTGGTCATCTCCTGTATTAAAGAAGATGAGATCCTTGATCTCCAACATTCCGTCTCTCCAAAACTTGGATTCCTCACGTCTCTGTTGTTGAAGGGGCGTTTAGAGAGAGTACCGCAATGGGTGACATCACTTCAATCCTTGAGAATCTTACAGTTGGACAATAGTAGGTTGGGAGAAGATGAGAATGCAATGGGCTCCCTCGGACATTTGCCCAATCTGGTATCACTTATTCTCTATCGTGCTTATGAAGGGGAGACAATATGTTTTAAGGTTGGAGGATTTCGAAAACTCCAGGACTTAGAGCTCGGGCAATTAACAAGACTGAAATGGGTTCGAGTGGAAGAGGAATCAATGCCTAGTCTCAGAAAACTGCGCTTAGGTGGTTGCAAACTGATGCAGGAGTTGCCTTCGGGCATCCAAAACTTGACCAGACTTGAATATCTTGGGTTTTTTGAAATGTCTGATGAGTTAATGCACAAAGTACAGAATTTGGATAAGGGGAGTGAAGATTATCAGACAATTTCTCATATCCCTCAAGTTGTCATTGGTCACTGGATTGATGGTCGGTGGGAAGGCACGTTCCTCTAA